A genomic stretch from Mycobacterium malmoense includes:
- a CDS encoding PE family protein produces the protein MVSLSSVGAANAAVKGPTTQMIAPAADQVSALVSTQFAAHGLTYQTVALIAGQIHEAFVGALAIDGTAYAETETANIAVAS, from the coding sequence GTGGTGAGTTTGTCGAGTGTCGGTGCGGCGAATGCGGCGGTAAAGGGGCCGACGACGCAGATGATTGCGCCGGCGGCTGACCAAGTGTCGGCCTTGGTGTCCACGCAGTTCGCCGCGCATGGGTTGACGTATCAGACGGTGGCGTTAATCGCTGGTCAGATTCATGAGGCGTTTGTCGGCGCCTTGGCCATTGATGGCACGGCGTATGCGGAGACCGAGACGGCGAATATCGCCGTGGCTAGCTAG
- a CDS encoding PPE family protein, whose product MFFSFFPPEVNSGLMYAGPGSGPLAEAAAAWEGLATDLYSTVASYQSVIANLTSGWSGPSAMAMASAAVPYVSWMSTTAAAAAEAGAQANAAVGAYETAFVMTVPPAVIAINRTVLAALIATNILGQNSPAIAALEAQYAEMWAQDVEAMNGYAVSAQAAVQVPELSTPPAMTNTASPLASIPDGASVLAGLTALGTQVQTALGALTTSAPVAELLNVTGLSSLVNGTGLSQSSIYSIEAAYYGVMMGSTPARMFMSMGQSASGSAGLTSSSNGLLETIGQFVDGKMQLVVGGVTNQLKSWGGSISAQLAHASKIGGLSIPPGWSTAAQGVGMSRAAPVLPPTSVASPAMAQASAMPQSPFAQALMGALSGRGLGGIAGKMPAKIMPRSPAGG is encoded by the coding sequence GTGTTTTTTTCGTTCTTTCCTCCGGAGGTTAATTCGGGGTTGATGTATGCCGGTCCGGGGTCGGGGCCGTTGGCGGAGGCGGCGGCGGCCTGGGAGGGGTTGGCCACGGATTTGTATTCCACGGTGGCGTCGTATCAGTCGGTGATTGCGAATTTGACTAGTGGGTGGTCGGGACCTTCGGCGATGGCGATGGCTTCGGCGGCCGTTCCCTACGTGTCGTGGATGAGCACGACGGCGGCGGCAGCGGCCGAGGCGGGTGCGCAGGCCAACGCGGCAGTGGGCGCCTACGAGACGGCGTTTGTAATGACGGTGCCGCCGGCGGTGATTGCCATCAACCGGACGGTGTTGGCGGCGCTGATTGCGACGAACATCTTGGGTCAAAACAGTCCGGCGATCGCGGCCTTGGAGGCCCAGTACGCGGAGATGTGGGCCCAGGATGTGGAGGCGATGAACGGCTATGCCGTCTCGGCGCAGGCCGCGGTGCAGGTGCCGGAGTTGAGTACCCCGCCGGCGATGACGAATACGGCCAGTCCCTTGGCAAGCATCCCGGACGGAGCCAGTGTGCTGGCGGGCTTGACGGCGTTGGGGACCCAGGTGCAAACGGCATTAGGGGCCTTGACGACGTCGGCTCCGGTCGCCGAGTTGTTGAACGTCACCGGTCTGAGTTCGTTGGTGAATGGGACAGGGTTGAGCCAGTCGTCGATCTATTCCATTGAGGCTGCCTACTACGGGGTGATGATGGGCAGCACGCCGGCGCGGATGTTCATGAGCATGGGTCAATCGGCGTCGGGTTCAGCGGGATTGACCAGCAGCAGCAACGGACTGCTGGAAACCATCGGTCAGTTCGTTGACGGCAAGATGCAGTTGGTGGTGGGTGGGGTGACCAATCAGCTCAAGTCGTGGGGCGGCTCGATTTCGGCGCAGCTGGCCCACGCCAGCAAGATTGGGGGGCTCTCGATCCCGCCGGGCTGGTCCACGGCGGCGCAGGGAGTGGGGATGAGCCGGGCCGCGCCGGTACTACCGCCAACCAGCGTGGCCAGCCCGGCGATGGCGCAGGCCTCGGCCATGCCCCAAAGCCCGTTTGCCCAAGCACTCATGGGAGCACTGAGCGGACGCGGCCTGGGCGGCATCGCCGGCAAGATGCCCGCCAAGATCATGCCCCGCTCACCAGCCGGCGGATAA
- a CDS encoding PE-PPE domain-containing protein, with the protein MLRSLGIVPLAITSVAALGVSQTVTPTSASGGKTVRVEARLLDTESWIMGGSGLPIPPPSYMDAITERFIDPTTPFFNGQPQFPVSVMNALFTPEGLYPNSGVKSLELEPSTLQGLSILNSTINSQIADGNNLVVLGYSQSATISTLEMRDLLALPLAQQPTADQLSFVMLGDPNLPDGGLFERFDLPVFSSYPTIPSLGITFSGATPADVPWDTAIYTMEYDGYADFPRYPIDIFSDLNAVLGIEYVHTIYPDLTDAQLASAFQLPVTADYTGATQYFMIPNGQLPLLQPLESIPVVGQPIYDLMEPDMRVLVDLGYGSVTNGWDAGPANVPTPMGLFPTNLNPAEVLSALASGTQEGVQKFISDLGSLASGGGGLASVVDVSNVSAALTDGAAGAGHSLPSLIDVANTMSSIAESAYSTLLPTADVINTMLTSAPAYAATLAVDELASGNLLDAVGLPIAGLFGLGSIAGGLEFIVMFDAATQIAADLTSLIPF; encoded by the coding sequence ATGCTGCGCTCGCTGGGTATCGTGCCGTTGGCGATCACTAGCGTTGCCGCGCTGGGCGTGTCGCAAACCGTCACGCCGACATCGGCGAGCGGCGGGAAAACGGTGCGAGTGGAAGCGAGGCTGCTGGACACCGAGTCGTGGATTATGGGCGGCAGCGGCCTGCCCATACCTCCCCCAAGCTACATGGATGCCATCACCGAGCGATTCATCGATCCCACGACGCCCTTTTTCAACGGCCAGCCGCAGTTTCCCGTGAGCGTCATGAACGCGCTGTTCACGCCAGAGGGCCTGTACCCTAACAGCGGCGTGAAAAGCCTGGAGCTGGAGCCGTCGACTCTCCAGGGCCTCAGCATTCTGAACAGCACGATCAACAGTCAAATCGCCGACGGGAATAACCTGGTCGTGCTCGGCTACTCGCAGAGCGCCACCATTTCCACATTGGAAATGCGTGATCTGTTGGCCCTACCGCTGGCGCAACAGCCGACCGCGGATCAGCTGTCCTTCGTGATGCTCGGTGACCCCAACCTCCCCGACGGCGGTCTGTTCGAACGCTTCGACCTCCCGGTCTTTAGCAGCTACCCGACCATCCCGAGTTTGGGAATAACGTTCAGCGGCGCGACCCCGGCCGACGTTCCGTGGGACACCGCTATCTACACCATGGAATACGACGGCTATGCCGACTTCCCGCGCTACCCGATCGATATTTTCTCGGACCTCAACGCCGTCCTGGGCATCGAGTATGTGCACACCATTTATCCAGATCTCACCGATGCGCAGTTGGCTTCGGCGTTCCAACTCCCGGTGACTGCCGATTACACCGGCGCCACACAATATTTCATGATTCCCAACGGGCAGCTGCCGCTGTTGCAGCCGCTGGAGAGCATCCCGGTGGTCGGGCAGCCGATCTACGACCTAATGGAGCCCGATATGCGGGTACTGGTCGACCTGGGCTACGGCAGCGTCACCAACGGCTGGGACGCCGGGCCGGCGAATGTGCCCACCCCGATGGGGCTATTCCCGACCAACCTCAACCCGGCCGAGGTGCTCTCGGCCCTGGCCAGCGGGACCCAGGAAGGAGTCCAGAAATTCATCAGCGACCTGGGATCGCTGGCGAGCGGCGGCGGGGGATTGGCGTCGGTGGTCGACGTCTCCAACGTCTCCGCGGCGCTGACCGATGGCGCTGCCGGCGCGGGGCATTCGCTGCCCAGCTTGATCGATGTTGCCAACACAATGAGCAGCATCGCCGAATCGGCTTATTCCACACTGCTTCCCACCGCGGATGTCATCAATACTATGCTGACCTCGGCGCCGGCCTATGCCGCCACCCTGGCCGTGGATGAACTCGCCTCGGGTAACCTCCTTGACGCCGTCGGCCTGCCAATCGCGGGTCTGTTCGGCTTGGGCAGCATCGCGGGCGGTTTGGAATTCATCGTTATGTTCGATGCAGCCACACAGATTGCCGCTGACCTCACGAGTCTGATCCCGTTCTGA
- the gjpA gene encoding outer membrane porin GjpA → MELTTRPWITASVALAGASVIALTPTAPCPPEVHISAVALTDSFDFITPWIDTFNNASSDTTELFDHFFQAPLPALQQVLVNQADYLDSFVQNPANIGDVLTQIGDNLQNTAQTMVLAGAPKDIVTATLPHTMEAYHLEVYNLLPFVLQDFLHITNPTELQAITAVVNLMSSPPSGVLIGAAGPFVSPVVELSNDIQNILGALSSTTPNFGAALSELINIPASLTNAFFNGATLNLSAILPLLSQSGVLPSGIDFTYLGIAFGGLLTPGITNGDYPNNLGIGGSLFNSLAFSLDKPLAVTLGGVPTGPLGALENLSQILADTLGWNTTGNPLTQLSFPLIPTDLTTILSTDLTTTLNNNLTGLAAALPTQLSTTLLTELTTNIPHLLLSLLGI, encoded by the coding sequence ATGGAACTGACCACCCGTCCCTGGATCACCGCCAGCGTCGCCCTGGCCGGAGCTAGCGTCATCGCCCTCACCCCGACGGCGCCCTGCCCACCCGAGGTCCACATCTCAGCCGTGGCGCTCACCGACAGCTTCGACTTCATCACCCCCTGGATAGACACCTTCAACAACGCCTCCAGCGACACCACAGAGCTTTTCGACCACTTCTTCCAAGCCCCCTTACCCGCGCTGCAACAAGTGCTCGTCAACCAGGCCGACTACCTGGACAGCTTCGTGCAAAACCCCGCCAACATCGGCGATGTCCTCACCCAAATCGGGGACAACCTACAAAACACGGCGCAAACCATGGTGCTCGCCGGCGCGCCCAAAGACATTGTCACCGCGACACTTCCCCACACCATGGAGGCCTACCACCTCGAGGTCTACAACCTGCTCCCGTTCGTGCTCCAAGACTTCCTGCACATCACCAACCCCACCGAACTACAAGCCATCACCGCAGTGGTGAACTTGATGTCCTCACCACCAAGCGGAGTCCTCATCGGCGCAGCCGGCCCGTTCGTTAGCCCCGTCGTCGAACTCAGCAACGACATCCAAAACATCCTCGGCGCCCTTAGCAGCACCACCCCCAATTTCGGTGCCGCACTAAGCGAACTGATCAACATCCCCGCCAGCCTCACCAACGCCTTCTTCAACGGCGCCACCCTCAACCTCTCCGCAATCTTGCCGCTACTCTCCCAATCCGGTGTCCTACCCTCCGGCATCGACTTCACCTACCTCGGCATCGCCTTCGGCGGACTACTCACCCCCGGAATCACCAACGGCGACTACCCCAACAACCTGGGCATCGGCGGCTCCCTATTCAACTCCCTAGCCTTTAGCCTCGACAAACCCCTGGCCGTCACCCTCGGCGGCGTCCCCACCGGACCCCTAGGCGCCCTAGAAAACCTCTCCCAAATCCTGGCCGACACCCTCGGCTGGAACACCACCGGCAACCCCCTAACCCAACTCAGCTTCCCCCTCATTCCCACCGACCTCACCACCATCCTCAGCACCGACCTCACCACCACACTCAACAACAACCTCACCGGACTCGCCGCCGCACTACCCACCCAACTCAGCACCACCCTGCTCACCGAACTCACCACCAACATCCCCCACCTACTACTCAGCCTCCTGGGCATCTGA
- a CDS encoding DUF3556 domain-containing protein, whose product MGFLKPDLPQIDMAEWNKGTRSEKIRPMARHWAEVGFGTPVALHLFYVVKILLYVLGGWLFALTTTGINGFTNVASWWSEPIVFEKVVLYTMLFEVIGLGCGFGPLNNRFFPPMGSILYWLRFGTIRLPPWPDRVPLTKGTARKPVDVFFYAALLVMTLATLFSDGTGPVPELGTKVGLLPTWKIVLILIILGVLGLRDKVIFLAARGEVYGTLAVTFLFGGVDMIVAAKVVFLVIWVGAATSKLNKHFPFVISTMMSNNPLMRPRWLKRRFFEKFPDDLRPGRLSRWLAHLSTAIEMLVPLPLFFCHGGWPTAVAALVMVCFHLGILVSIPMGVPLEWNVFMIFGVLSLFVAHARLGLSDLKHPVAVAILFVVIAGIVALGNMFPRKISFLPGMRYYAGNWDTTLWCIKPSANDKINRGIVAIASMPQAQLERFYGSPEAAQIPIYMGYAFRGFNTHGRALFTLAHRAMAGQNEDDYVITDGERICSTALGWNFGDGHMHNEQLINAMQERCHFEPGEVRVVLLDAQPIHKQTQAYRLVDPATGEFEHGIVRVTDMVTRQPWADDVPVQVLSNVTAE is encoded by the coding sequence ATGGGATTTCTCAAGCCCGACCTGCCGCAGATCGACATGGCCGAATGGAACAAGGGCACCCGCAGCGAGAAGATCCGCCCGATGGCCCGGCACTGGGCCGAGGTGGGCTTCGGCACGCCGGTCGCGCTGCACCTGTTCTACGTCGTCAAAATCCTGCTCTACGTCCTCGGCGGCTGGCTGTTTGCGCTGACCACCACCGGCATCAACGGGTTCACCAACGTCGCGTCGTGGTGGTCGGAGCCGATCGTGTTCGAGAAGGTCGTGCTGTACACGATGTTGTTCGAGGTGATCGGGCTCGGCTGCGGCTTCGGGCCGCTGAACAACCGCTTCTTCCCGCCGATGGGCTCGATCCTGTATTGGCTGCGGTTCGGCACCATCCGGCTGCCACCGTGGCCGGATCGCGTTCCGCTGACCAAGGGCACCGCGCGCAAGCCGGTGGACGTCTTCTTTTATGCGGCGCTGCTGGTGATGACGCTCGCGACCTTGTTCTCCGACGGCACCGGCCCGGTACCCGAGCTGGGCACCAAAGTCGGCCTGTTGCCGACGTGGAAGATCGTGCTGATCCTGATAATCCTTGGCGTGCTGGGGTTGCGCGACAAGGTGATCTTCCTGGCGGCGCGCGGCGAGGTCTACGGCACCCTGGCGGTGACCTTTCTCTTCGGCGGGGTCGACATGATCGTCGCGGCCAAAGTGGTATTCCTGGTGATCTGGGTGGGCGCGGCGACATCCAAACTCAACAAACACTTCCCGTTCGTGATCTCCACGATGATGTCCAACAACCCACTGATGCGGCCCCGGTGGCTGAAACGGCGGTTCTTCGAGAAGTTCCCCGACGACCTGCGGCCCGGGCGGCTGTCCCGGTGGCTGGCTCACCTGAGCACTGCCATCGAGATGCTCGTGCCCCTGCCGCTGTTTTTTTGCCACGGCGGCTGGCCGACGGCCGTGGCCGCCCTCGTCATGGTCTGCTTCCACCTGGGGATCCTGGTGTCCATTCCGATGGGCGTGCCGCTGGAGTGGAACGTCTTCATGATCTTCGGCGTGCTGTCGTTGTTCGTCGCGCACGCCCGCTTGGGGCTGAGCGACCTGAAACACCCAGTGGCGGTGGCGATTCTGTTCGTCGTCATCGCGGGAATCGTCGCGCTCGGCAACATGTTCCCGCGCAAGATCTCGTTCCTGCCGGGCATGCGATACTACGCCGGCAACTGGGACACCACGCTGTGGTGCATCAAGCCCTCAGCCAACGACAAGATCAACAGGGGCATCGTGGCGATCGCCAGCATGCCGCAGGCCCAGCTGGAGCGGTTCTACGGCAGTCCGGAAGCCGCGCAGATCCCGATCTACATGGGATATGCGTTCCGCGGCTTCAACACTCACGGCCGGGCGCTGTTCACGTTGGCGCACCGCGCCATGGCGGGACAGAACGAGGACGACTACGTCATCACCGACGGCGAACGGATCTGCAGCACCGCCCTCGGCTGGAATTTCGGCGACGGCCACATGCACAACGAGCAGCTGATCAACGCGATGCAGGAGCGCTGCCACTTCGAGCCGGGTGAGGTGCGGGTGGTCCTGCTCGACGCGCAGCCGATCCACAAGCAAACCCAGGCCTACCGGCTGGTGGACCCGGCGACCGGTGAGTTCGAGCACGGCATCGTCAGGGTCACCGACATGGTGACCCGACAACCCTGGGCCGACGACGTCCCGGTTCAGGTGCTGTCGAACGTCACGGCAGAGTGA
- a CDS encoding excisionase family DNA-binding protein, producing the protein MLSTQEAADMPGVSRPTSVKLLESGEIAFTKPGRHRRVQLEIWWTTGSASGNRDEKHWRR; encoded by the coding sequence GTGCTGTCCACACAAGAGGCGGCCGACATGCCCGGAGTCTCCCGCCCCACTTCGGTAAAGCTGTTGGAGTCCGGCGAAATCGCCTTCACCAAGCCAGGGCGGCACCGGCGTGTGCAGTTAGAGATTTGGTGGACTACCGGCAGCGCATCCGGCAACAGAGACGAGAAGCACTGGCGGCGATGA
- a CDS encoding DoxX family protein — MTAYDVGLLILRLVLGVTLAAHGYNKFFGGGRIPGTARWFESIGMKPGKFHATVAATTELSAGLGLAAGLLTPIPAAGFVSLMLVAAWTVHRPNGFFIVKEGWEYNLVLAVSAVAVATLGAGRLSLDWLIFGKNWLDGWQGLVLSVALGLAGAIGQLLIFYRPPAKQAG; from the coding sequence ATGACTGCCTATGACGTCGGGTTACTGATCCTGCGGCTGGTGTTGGGCGTGACATTGGCCGCGCACGGCTACAACAAGTTCTTCGGCGGCGGCCGGATACCGGGCACCGCGCGCTGGTTCGAGAGCATCGGCATGAAGCCCGGTAAGTTTCACGCCACCGTGGCGGCCACCACCGAGTTATCTGCCGGATTGGGGTTGGCGGCCGGGCTGCTGACGCCGATCCCGGCTGCGGGCTTTGTCTCGCTGATGCTGGTCGCGGCCTGGACCGTGCATCGCCCCAACGGCTTCTTCATCGTCAAGGAAGGCTGGGAGTACAACCTGGTGCTGGCGGTCAGCGCCGTCGCCGTGGCCACGCTGGGCGCCGGGAGGCTCAGCCTGGATTGGCTGATTTTCGGAAAGAACTGGCTCGACGGTTGGCAAGGCCTGGTGCTGTCGGTGGCGCTTGGCCTGGCCGGGGCCATCGGCCAATTGCTGATCTTCTACCGTCCGCCGGCCAAGCAAGCCGGGTAG
- a CDS encoding pyruvate, phosphate dikinase, with amino-acid sequence MVVLDGEAEHPRGLLGNKGYGIEAMRRHNLPVPPAFCITTEVGLRYLAEPTATMDAIWDDVLDRMGWLEAETSRTFGRGPRPLLVSVRSGATHSMPGMMDTILDLGMNDAVERALASPAAEQFARDTHRRFTRMYRRIVGRDEDAGSQPVPADPYVQLRAGIEAVFASWNSPRAVAYRDHYGLDDRGGTAVVVQAMVFGNRGPNSGAGAFFSRNPITGANEPFGEWLPGGQGDDVVSGLVDVEPIGALRGEQPAVYDELVGAARMLERLESDVQEIEFTVEDGKLWLLQTRAAERSARAAVRLALQLRHEGLIDDAETLRRVTPAHVETLLRPALQDETRLAAPLLAKGLPACPGVASGMAYTDVDEALDAADRGERVILVRDHTRPEDVLGMLAAQGIVTEVGGAASHAAVVSRELGRVAVVGCGHGIAASLAGKQITVDGYEGEVREGDLTQSAWSDNDTPELRELADIARRISPLRAHAGGEHPRLDDASDAAVRAAMGTGSTDVVSATPLMIMLTALRLTGQASP; translated from the coding sequence GTGGTGGTGCTGGACGGTGAAGCGGAGCACCCGCGCGGGCTCCTGGGCAACAAGGGCTACGGCATCGAGGCGATGCGCCGGCACAATTTGCCGGTGCCGCCCGCCTTCTGCATTACCACCGAGGTGGGCCTCAGGTATCTGGCCGAACCCACCGCGACGATGGACGCGATCTGGGACGACGTGCTCGACCGGATGGGCTGGCTGGAGGCGGAGACCTCGCGCACGTTCGGGCGGGGGCCTCGTCCGCTGCTAGTCAGCGTGCGCTCGGGAGCCACGCACTCCATGCCCGGCATGATGGACACGATCCTGGACCTGGGCATGAACGATGCCGTCGAACGGGCGCTGGCTTCCCCGGCCGCCGAGCAGTTCGCCCGCGACACGCACCGGCGGTTCACCCGCATGTATCGGCGCATCGTGGGCCGCGACGAGGATGCCGGATCGCAACCCGTGCCTGCCGACCCCTACGTGCAGTTGCGCGCCGGCATCGAAGCCGTGTTCGCCTCCTGGAATTCGCCCCGCGCGGTCGCCTACCGCGACCACTACGGCCTCGACGACCGGGGCGGCACGGCGGTGGTGGTGCAGGCGATGGTCTTCGGCAACCGGGGACCCAATTCCGGTGCCGGAGCGTTCTTTTCGCGCAACCCGATAACCGGTGCCAACGAACCGTTCGGCGAATGGCTGCCCGGCGGCCAGGGTGACGACGTGGTGTCGGGACTCGTCGACGTCGAACCGATCGGGGCCCTGCGCGGTGAGCAACCGGCCGTCTACGACGAGCTGGTCGGCGCCGCCCGCATGTTGGAGCGGCTCGAATCCGACGTCCAAGAGATCGAGTTCACGGTCGAGGACGGCAAGCTGTGGCTGCTGCAAACACGGGCGGCAGAGCGCTCGGCGCGGGCGGCGGTGCGACTGGCGCTGCAACTGCGACACGAGGGGCTCATCGACGACGCGGAAACGCTGCGCCGGGTCACCCCGGCGCACGTGGAGACCCTGCTGCGACCCGCGCTGCAGGACGAAACACGCCTGGCGGCACCGCTTTTGGCCAAGGGCCTGCCGGCATGTCCCGGCGTGGCATCGGGTATGGCGTACACCGATGTCGACGAGGCGCTGGACGCCGCCGACCGGGGCGAGCGGGTGATCCTGGTGCGCGACCACACCCGGCCCGAAGACGTCCTGGGCATGCTGGCGGCACAGGGCATCGTCACCGAGGTCGGCGGGGCCGCCAGCCATGCCGCGGTCGTCAGCCGCGAACTCGGCCGGGTGGCCGTGGTGGGCTGCGGCCATGGAATCGCGGCATCGCTGGCCGGCAAGCAGATCACCGTCGACGGCTACGAGGGCGAAGTACGCGAAGGCGATCTGACCCAGTCCGCGTGGTCGGATAACGATACGCCGGAATTGCGTGAGCTGGCCGACATTGCGCGACGGATCAGCCCCTTACGGGCACACGCCGGCGGAGAGCACCCGAGGCTGGATGACGCCTCCGATGCCGCGGTGCGCGCCGCCATGGGCACCGGGTCCACCGATGTGGTTTCAGCGACCCCGCTGATGATCATGCTGACCGCGCTGCGGCTGACCGGGCAGGCCAGCCCGTGA